The proteins below are encoded in one region of Paenibacillus albus:
- a CDS encoding enolase C-terminal domain-like protein yields the protein MAKITGIKCIRTRHDGSWTIVKVTTDQDGLYGIGSATDIFNPEAVVQVVEQLFAPLLIGRDPSRIEDIWQTLHQSGYWRHGSITQTAIGGIDMALWDIKGKEANLPVYQLLGGACRAAVPCYGHADGRDQVELEEAVHRYKEEGYTVIRCQLGSYGGGGFLKDNEANLPNPHWSTGATFNETTYLNAIPDMFEKLRVKFGNDMQFTHDVHEHLTPIGAVQLAKRLEPYSLFFLEDVLPPEQIGWYRHLRQQSTTPQAVGELFANPHEWTDLIVERLIDFIRVRVSKAGGISACRKIAALGENFGVRTAWQEGGENDPVNQAAAVHLDRAVWNFGIQEINHFKAAECEAFPGHVERKGGYLYLSEKPGLGIDIDEEKAALLVDEKWNRKAYHYPYPTDRKADGTLVRP from the coding sequence GTGGCCAAAATTACAGGTATAAAATGTATTCGCACACGGCATGACGGCAGCTGGACAATTGTGAAGGTAACGACGGACCAGGACGGTCTCTACGGAATCGGGTCGGCGACCGATATTTTCAATCCGGAGGCGGTCGTACAGGTGGTAGAGCAGCTCTTTGCTCCGCTCTTAATAGGCAGAGATCCAAGCCGGATCGAGGATATTTGGCAGACGCTGCATCAGAGCGGTTATTGGCGGCATGGCTCCATTACCCAGACCGCAATCGGCGGCATTGATATGGCTCTGTGGGATATTAAAGGCAAAGAAGCGAACCTGCCGGTCTATCAGCTGCTTGGCGGCGCATGCCGTGCTGCCGTACCGTGCTATGGTCATGCGGACGGTCGCGATCAAGTGGAGCTGGAGGAAGCGGTGCACCGGTATAAGGAAGAGGGCTACACCGTTATCCGTTGTCAGCTCGGCTCATACGGCGGCGGAGGCTTCCTGAAAGATAACGAAGCGAACTTGCCAAACCCGCATTGGTCTACTGGCGCTACGTTTAATGAAACGACGTACTTGAACGCCATTCCGGACATGTTCGAGAAGCTGCGCGTGAAGTTCGGGAACGATATGCAATTCACGCATGACGTGCATGAGCATTTGACGCCGATTGGCGCGGTTCAGCTGGCGAAACGGCTGGAGCCGTACAGCTTGTTCTTCCTTGAGGATGTGCTGCCTCCTGAGCAGATCGGCTGGTATCGCCATCTGCGCCAGCAGTCGACGACGCCGCAAGCGGTCGGCGAACTGTTCGCTAATCCGCACGAGTGGACGGATCTTATCGTCGAGCGGCTCATTGATTTCATCCGCGTGCGCGTCTCCAAAGCAGGCGGCATCAGCGCTTGCCGCAAAATCGCCGCGCTCGGCGAGAACTTCGGCGTCCGCACCGCATGGCAGGAGGGCGGAGAGAACGATCCGGTGAACCAAGCGGCTGCCGTTCATCTGGACCGTGCGGTCTGGAACTTCGGCATTCAAGAGATTAATCATTTCAAGGCTGCGGAATGCGAGGCGTTCCCAGGGCATGTCGAGCGCAAAGGCGGCTATTTGTACTTATCGGAGAAGCCGGGGCTTGGCATCGACATCGACGAGGAGAAGGCAGCGCTGCTGGTTGACGAGAAGTGGAATCGCAAGGCGTACCACTACCCGTACCCAACAGATCGAAAAGCGGACGGGACGCTCGTTCGTCCATAA
- a CDS encoding NAD-dependent epimerase/dehydratase family protein codes for MKTIAVTGASGRVGVRVAQELQQQGYEVIALDTRRSDKLRCKQVTVNLSDLGQVISGIHGADAIVHLGAIPSPTGYTYEHIFANNVNSTYNVLEAASILGIQKAVIASSESSYGFCWAPTPFDPHYLPVDEAHPQIPQECYGLSKIVNEQTAEMFHRRNGMQVVAMRYSMVTTDEDLKWHRQTFADPSRYKNILWSYIHVDDAVSATIAALTADGLGYVSLGITSSDTLSDWETERLLAEFYPEVRELRKRFEGREALVSNELAGRLLNWHPVRSWADEE; via the coding sequence ATGAAAACCATCGCAGTAACGGGAGCAAGCGGAAGAGTTGGCGTACGAGTCGCGCAAGAGCTGCAGCAGCAGGGATACGAGGTCATTGCGCTGGATACCCGCCGGAGCGACAAGCTGCGCTGCAAGCAGGTAACGGTGAATTTATCCGATCTTGGGCAAGTCATCAGCGGCATCCACGGTGCCGATGCGATCGTCCACCTGGGCGCGATCCCGTCGCCGACCGGCTATACGTATGAGCATATTTTTGCAAACAATGTGAACTCCACGTACAACGTGCTCGAGGCGGCTTCGATTCTCGGTATCCAGAAGGCGGTCATCGCCTCGAGTGAGTCTTCCTATGGATTCTGCTGGGCGCCGACTCCGTTCGACCCGCACTACTTGCCAGTTGACGAAGCGCACCCGCAGATCCCGCAGGAATGTTATGGTCTCTCGAAGATCGTGAACGAGCAGACAGCGGAGATGTTCCATCGCCGTAATGGCATGCAGGTCGTGGCGATGCGCTATTCCATGGTCACAACGGATGAGGATTTGAAGTGGCATCGGCAAACCTTCGCCGATCCATCTCGCTACAAGAATATCCTTTGGAGCTATATCCACGTGGATGATGCTGTTTCCGCGACAATTGCGGCGCTTACTGCCGATGGACTCGGCTATGTGTCGCTCGGCATTACGAGCAGCGACACGCTTAGCGATTGGGAGACGGAGCGGCTGCTTGCTGAGTTCTACCCTGAGGTGCGCGAACTCCGGAAGCGCTTCGAGGGACGAGAAGCGCTCGTTAGCAACGAGCTGGCGGGACGCTTGCTGAACTGGCACCCGGTACGTTCGTGGGCAGATGAGGAATAA
- a CDS encoding extracellular solute-binding protein — protein sequence MKNKLRFRTWSSLAIVLVLMLIVSACGGGNNGSNNTSSNTSNNGGTTDNTAAANDSSNTNATANNGADNNAATTDNAAASGATVDITVWDQPNPDDTMKSVKEEVYADFETANPGIKVKHELMPQGTNDREVFVTAMAGGNGPDAYHAAHFPIIADWVGQGLALDLTPYWDSYADKDQFIASSMQAGTIDGKVYGIPHDMYVTGLFWNKKMFEAAGLDRDTPPATWDQLVEFGQKLTNTSKKQYGITLLGMEWADWWFEYYVWQAGGDLTHVNDDGTVQLAFTEDPSIQALQFYKDLKWKYKIVQNNVLQSYQDNMNDIFQGRAAMSNAASGGFGDYVAQGMDLNDVGFAPYPVGPGGKGPGQIGGAYWIINPKTSKEKQDAAWKYITYMNSKEVAEKYLTFQQDNGIFPNLLSVRSDVDPSQFAKDISPELVAAVNKAASDTHLEYFLKERLTPYVVKAVQKALTDEKSDPKQLLQEAQDAAQKEVVDAYNASVKK from the coding sequence TTGAAGAACAAGTTGAGGTTCAGAACATGGTCAAGCTTGGCAATTGTTCTCGTCTTAATGCTCATTGTTTCAGCTTGCGGGGGCGGCAATAACGGCAGCAACAATACTAGCTCGAATACAAGCAACAACGGCGGTACGACAGACAATACGGCAGCTGCGAACGACTCTTCGAATACGAATGCGACAGCAAACAACGGGGCAGATAATAATGCAGCGACTACAGATAACGCAGCTGCAAGCGGCGCTACAGTGGACATTACCGTATGGGATCAACCGAATCCCGACGATACGATGAAATCGGTGAAAGAAGAAGTGTATGCGGACTTCGAGACGGCGAATCCGGGCATTAAAGTGAAGCACGAATTGATGCCGCAAGGCACGAATGACCGTGAAGTATTCGTAACGGCGATGGCGGGCGGCAACGGGCCGGATGCTTACCACGCGGCTCACTTTCCAATCATTGCAGACTGGGTAGGCCAAGGGCTTGCGCTTGACTTGACGCCTTACTGGGATAGCTATGCGGACAAAGATCAATTTATTGCTTCTTCGATGCAAGCAGGTACGATTGACGGCAAAGTATACGGCATTCCGCACGATATGTACGTAACCGGCTTGTTCTGGAACAAGAAGATGTTCGAAGCGGCGGGGCTTGACCGTGACACACCTCCGGCGACGTGGGATCAGCTGGTTGAATTCGGCCAGAAGCTGACGAATACGTCCAAGAAGCAGTACGGCATTACGCTGCTCGGCATGGAATGGGCGGACTGGTGGTTCGAGTACTATGTATGGCAAGCGGGCGGCGACCTGACGCATGTGAATGACGATGGTACCGTACAATTGGCGTTTACCGAAGATCCTTCGATTCAAGCTCTGCAATTTTATAAAGATCTGAAGTGGAAGTACAAAATCGTCCAAAACAACGTACTCCAAAGCTACCAAGATAATATGAACGATATTTTCCAAGGTCGGGCGGCCATGTCGAATGCAGCATCCGGCGGCTTCGGCGACTATGTTGCGCAAGGCATGGATCTGAACGACGTAGGCTTTGCTCCGTATCCGGTAGGTCCCGGCGGCAAAGGCCCAGGCCAAATCGGCGGCGCTTATTGGATCATCAATCCGAAGACGTCCAAAGAGAAGCAGGACGCAGCATGGAAATACATCACGTACATGAACTCCAAAGAAGTAGCCGAGAAATATCTGACGTTCCAACAAGACAACGGTATCTTCCCGAACCTGCTGTCCGTTCGCAGCGACGTCGATCCTTCGCAATTCGCGAAAGACATCTCGCCTGAGCTTGTGGCAGCCGTGAACAAAGCAGCTTCAGACACGCATCTCGAGTACTTCCTGAAAGAGCGTCTGACTCCATATGTCGTTAAAGCGGTTCAAAAAGCGCTGACAGATGAGAAATCAGATCCGAAGCAGCTGCTCCAAGAAGCGCAAGATGCAGCGCAAAAAGAAGTTGTCGATGCGTATAACGCATCCGTTAAGAAATAA
- a CDS encoding cache domain-containing sensor histidine kinase, whose protein sequence is MQFRNKMILSFFIVISLTAIIMGYSYYRIMSRELEASTLQGLEKMTEQTVDTLNLHFKTISNTGYSYFSDTSLQKFLDGPPNFDNEQYYRNKLASQKVQNPLISFIAITRMDGTQLSSYYYYNSSVKAKLDQEQAKLDKKALEMDGFPFWSVSFTTISTTVTPVQSVSYIQLLKRITMNAQRPIGYIKIDMDPGVLDKILLGLQTNDGSKYYIADHTGHIIYTQNKAEIGKSIAKSPLFTAYKRAQKSNQYVNFRFENQSKTFIGYYERLNVGDWIVIGSVPLGQVLQKVDTFRNTLIIIAMISFLSAMLLASLIAAGVTRPLKELNKKMKQVEMGDLGATIQVKGNDELSTIQHSFNKMTSEISTLISKVYETELLKKEAEIKALQTQINPHFLYNTLSTIDSISSIDGDERVSYICIALGSMLRYNLNGGSLATVQEEVTHLDQYLSIYQIRFAKLFAYQIDVEPGIEDLILPKFLIQPLVENAIIHGLEQKVGFKSVHVTIGSLDEARLKIIVEDNGVGMDSAMIELFHRKLSNTSDIVSRQSSSRTMIGLANVFRRIQMYYDSDPQVEIDSRPGVGTRIYFVLPKQTAGGDDANEGTHR, encoded by the coding sequence ATGCAATTCCGTAATAAAATGATTCTCTCCTTCTTCATCGTCATCAGCCTTACAGCCATTATCATGGGCTACTCCTACTACCGCATCATGAGCCGCGAGCTTGAAGCCTCTACCCTGCAAGGCCTCGAGAAGATGACCGAGCAAACGGTCGATACGCTCAATCTCCATTTCAAGACGATCTCGAATACGGGCTACAGCTATTTCAGCGATACCTCGCTGCAGAAATTCCTCGACGGTCCCCCGAACTTCGACAATGAACAATATTACCGCAATAAGCTCGCATCCCAGAAGGTGCAAAATCCGCTGATCTCCTTCATCGCGATTACCCGCATGGACGGAACGCAATTATCCAGCTATTACTACTACAACTCGAGTGTCAAAGCGAAGCTGGATCAGGAGCAAGCGAAGCTGGACAAGAAGGCGCTTGAGATGGATGGTTTCCCTTTCTGGTCCGTCTCCTTTACGACGATCAGCACGACCGTAACCCCCGTTCAATCCGTCAGCTATATTCAGTTGCTGAAACGCATTACGATGAATGCGCAGCGCCCGATCGGCTATATCAAGATTGATATGGACCCCGGCGTGCTCGACAAAATATTGCTCGGCCTGCAAACCAATGACGGCAGCAAGTACTACATAGCGGACCACACCGGACACATCATCTATACGCAAAATAAAGCGGAGATCGGCAAATCCATTGCAAAGAGTCCTCTGTTCACAGCTTATAAGCGAGCGCAGAAGTCGAATCAATATGTTAATTTCCGATTTGAGAATCAGAGCAAAACGTTCATCGGCTATTATGAAAGACTGAACGTCGGCGACTGGATTGTCATCGGCAGCGTTCCACTGGGCCAAGTGCTTCAAAAGGTGGATACCTTCCGCAACACGCTCATCATCATCGCCATGATCAGCTTCCTCTCTGCCATGCTGCTTGCTTCGCTTATTGCCGCAGGCGTAACCCGTCCGCTGAAAGAGCTGAACAAGAAGATGAAGCAGGTGGAAATGGGCGACCTCGGCGCTACGATTCAAGTGAAGGGCAACGACGAGCTTTCTACCATTCAGCATAGTTTTAACAAAATGACCTCCGAGATCAGTACACTCATCTCTAAAGTCTACGAGACGGAGCTTCTCAAGAAGGAAGCCGAGATCAAGGCGCTGCAAACTCAGATTAATCCACATTTTCTCTACAACACTTTAAGCACCATCGACAGCATCTCCTCGATTGATGGAGACGAGCGAGTCTCGTATATTTGCATCGCGCTCGGGAGCATGCTCCGTTACAACCTGAACGGCGGCAGCCTCGCAACCGTGCAGGAAGAAGTCACGCATCTGGACCAGTATCTGTCCATCTATCAAATCCGTTTCGCCAAGCTGTTCGCTTACCAGATTGATGTGGAGCCCGGCATCGAAGATTTGATTTTGCCGAAGTTTCTTATTCAGCCGCTGGTTGAGAATGCGATCATTCATGGCCTGGAGCAGAAGGTCGGCTTCAAGTCGGTGCATGTCACGATTGGCAGTCTCGATGAAGCTCGGCTGAAAATAATCGTGGAGGATAACGGGGTAGGCATGGACTCCGCCATGATCGAGCTCTTCCACCGCAAGCTGAGCAATACTAGCGATATCGTGTCCAGACAGTCCTCCTCCCGTACCATGATTGGACTTGCGAACGTATTCAGGCGCATTCAAATGTACTACGACAGCGATCCGCAGGTTGAAATAGACAGTCGGCCAGGCGTTGGCACACGGATTTATTTTGTGCTGCCGAAGCAGACTGCAGGAGGGGATGATGCGAATGAAGGTACTCATCGTTGA
- a CDS encoding M42 family metallopeptidase codes for MNQDTMELMKTLTDFQAASGFERELRGFVRGEIEKYTSEIVTDRLGSIFGVMRGDESGPVIMAAGHLDEVGFMITGITENGMLKFQTLGGWFSQVLPAQRIQVMTDNGPIVGIIGTTPVHLLDESARGKPLDVKGMYIDIGADSRKHAEEVGVRIGQQAVPYCEFTPLANPKKIMAKAWDNRYGVGLAIELLKELKGKQLPNVLYSGATVQEELGLRGAKTASSLIKPDLFFAMDASAANDMNGDKSQFGQLGKGALLRIYDPTMLTHRGLVEYVKDMADTHKIPYQYFVSQGGTDAGAVHTQGIGIPSTVIGVCARYIHTSASVLHTDDYDAAKELLVKLVANCDRTTYQTIIDRA; via the coding sequence ATGAACCAAGATACGATGGAACTGATGAAGACATTGACCGATTTTCAAGCGGCATCCGGATTCGAGCGCGAGCTTAGAGGCTTTGTACGCGGAGAAATTGAGAAATATACGAGCGAGATTGTAACCGACAGACTTGGCAGTATTTTTGGCGTGATGCGGGGCGATGAGAGCGGTCCGGTCATTATGGCGGCAGGCCATCTGGACGAGGTCGGCTTCATGATTACGGGCATTACCGAGAACGGCATGCTTAAATTCCAAACGCTCGGTGGCTGGTTCAGCCAAGTGCTGCCTGCACAGCGCATTCAAGTGATGACCGATAACGGTCCAATCGTCGGCATTATCGGCACGACGCCGGTTCATCTGCTCGACGAATCCGCACGCGGCAAGCCGCTGGACGTGAAGGGCATGTACATCGACATCGGCGCGGACAGCCGCAAGCATGCGGAAGAAGTCGGCGTGCGCATCGGCCAGCAAGCGGTGCCGTATTGCGAATTCACACCTTTGGCAAACCCGAAGAAGATTATGGCAAAAGCATGGGATAACCGCTACGGCGTCGGCCTTGCCATCGAGCTGCTGAAAGAGCTGAAGGGCAAGCAGCTGCCGAACGTGCTCTACTCCGGCGCAACCGTGCAAGAAGAGCTCGGCCTTCGCGGCGCGAAGACGGCATCCTCGCTCATCAAGCCGGACCTGTTCTTCGCGATGGATGCGAGCGCGGCGAACGATATGAACGGCGACAAGTCGCAGTTCGGCCAACTTGGCAAAGGTGCGCTGCTGCGTATTTACGACCCAACGATGCTGACGCACCGCGGCTTGGTCGAGTATGTGAAGGATATGGCGGATACGCACAAAATCCCTTACCAATACTTCGTCTCGCAAGGCGGCACGGACGCCGGCGCGGTCCATACGCAAGGCATCGGCATCCCGTCGACCGTCATTGGCGTATGCGCAAGATACATTCACACGTCCGCATCTGTTCTCCACACGGACGACTACGATGCGGCGAAGGAGCTGCTCGTGAAGCTGGTTGCGAACTGTGACCGGACGACTTATCAGACGATTATTGACCGAGCTTAA
- a CDS encoding AraC family transcriptional regulator: MKVLIVEDEPLLREGLIRKIDWQTLGLELAGEAGDGFEAMFQLVNCLPDIVLTDVRMPGMDGLQFINQARVNFPNVKFVIISGFNEFEYVREALLYNVKDYLLKPIDKQKLHVLLAGLVEELREERQQEADRTKLHELNEMIRQSNLQPLDFQLTHLISEQDARWDGLPVGLVRSRSFAGASVRIVFRNETSRFGENDEPLARFAVQNSIENALAALPIEVIAFKHAYHSEEIVVFLGSPADMLDLGRIGETLTQTVSWIRQHLGLIISIGVGGVKVELTQLRLSCMEARKALQNRLLFGNGNVYMDSGGGAGGAGTRDGNGDAGARGEYGGGGARARDGNRGSGGAGARDGNGGNGAAGYPLLLNQAERGLTAMLEEGHHRDFLDYAAQLFHSLAESQDARYEQVEYLYTEIIHMLRKHAAKTAIDLPNWSLGTPIASLENLTDWREIIAIIEQQLERLSRMLDRGAERSCDEIIESVQHYVQQHYDEDLSLQWVSDNYYIHPNYFSKRFKSVVGISFNDYVTRARIDRSKELLRTTTLKIARISQLVGYEDQNYFCNVFKKVTGVSPSAYRV, from the coding sequence ATGAAGGTACTCATCGTTGAAGACGAGCCGCTGCTGAGGGAAGGTCTCATACGCAAGATTGATTGGCAGACGCTCGGCCTTGAGCTTGCCGGAGAAGCCGGTGACGGGTTCGAAGCAATGTTCCAGCTCGTGAACTGCCTGCCGGATATCGTCCTTACCGATGTAAGAATGCCGGGTATGGACGGACTTCAATTCATTAACCAGGCACGGGTCAACTTCCCGAATGTGAAGTTCGTCATCATCAGCGGCTTTAATGAGTTCGAGTATGTGCGCGAGGCGCTGCTCTATAATGTGAAGGATTACCTGCTGAAGCCCATCGACAAACAGAAACTCCATGTGCTGCTCGCGGGACTCGTAGAGGAGCTTCGGGAGGAGCGGCAGCAAGAGGCTGATCGTACCAAGCTGCATGAGCTGAACGAAATGATCCGCCAGAGCAATTTGCAGCCGCTGGACTTTCAGCTGACGCATCTGATCTCGGAGCAGGATGCCCGCTGGGATGGCCTGCCGGTCGGCTTGGTGCGAAGCCGCTCCTTCGCAGGCGCATCGGTGCGCATTGTGTTTCGAAATGAAACCTCGCGCTTCGGCGAGAATGACGAACCGCTCGCCCGCTTCGCGGTGCAGAACAGCATTGAGAATGCGCTCGCGGCGCTGCCGATTGAAGTCATCGCGTTCAAGCATGCCTATCACTCGGAAGAGATTGTCGTCTTCCTCGGCTCGCCAGCAGACATGCTCGACCTTGGACGCATTGGGGAGACGTTGACGCAGACGGTCAGCTGGATTCGCCAACACCTCGGTCTCATCATCTCCATCGGCGTCGGCGGCGTGAAGGTCGAGCTCACGCAGCTGCGGCTCTCCTGTATGGAAGCACGCAAGGCGCTGCAGAACCGGCTGCTGTTCGGGAACGGCAATGTTTATATGGACTCGGGCGGCGGGGCTGGCGGTGCGGGAACGAGAGATGGGAATGGCGATGCAGGTGCGAGAGGCGAGTATGGCGGAGGCGGTGCGAGAGCGAGAGACGGGAATCGCGGGAGTGGCGGTGCGGGAGCTAGAGACGGGAATGGCGGGAATGGCGCGGCTGGATATCCGCTGCTGTTGAATCAAGCGGAGCGTGGGTTGACCGCCATGCTGGAGGAAGGGCACCACCGCGATTTTCTCGATTATGCGGCGCAGCTATTCCACTCCCTTGCGGAGTCTCAGGACGCGCGGTACGAACAGGTAGAATACCTCTATACCGAGATCATTCATATGCTTCGCAAGCATGCCGCCAAAACGGCCATCGACTTGCCGAACTGGAGTCTAGGCACGCCAATTGCGAGCCTCGAGAATCTCACGGACTGGCGCGAAATTATTGCGATCATCGAACAGCAGCTAGAGCGGCTAAGCAGGATGCTCGACCGCGGTGCTGAGCGATCCTGCGACGAAATTATCGAGAGCGTGCAGCACTATGTACAGCAGCATTACGATGAGGACTTATCGCTGCAATGGGTGAGCGACAACTACTATATTCACCCGAATTATTTCTCGAAGCGGTTCAAAAGCGTCGTCGGCATCAGCTTTAACGATTATGTCACGCGCGCGCGCATTGACCGTTCGAAGGAGCTGCTCCGCACAACGACGCTGAAGATCGCGCGTATTTCTCAACTGGTCGGGTACGAGGACCAGAATTACTTTTGCAATGTGTTCAAGAAGGTGACTGGCGTGAGTCCGTCAGCTTATCGGGTGTAG
- a CDS encoding Bax inhibitor-1/YccA family protein, with amino-acid sequence MIGRSGNPTLNEKTFEKTNNYSSTNRMTINGTVNKAFITLAILLGAAFATWSMYFDGRNVLPFVVAGALGGFILALVISFKPTTAPFLVPIYAALEGCFLGALSAGYETKYHGITLQAALITMCVFFALLVAYKTRLIRATENFKLGIFAATGGIALVYLVSMVLGMFGVTVPYLHDSTPLGIGISLVIVVIAALNLVLDFDFIEQGADRGAPKYMEWYGAFGLMVTLVWLYIEILRLLAKLRSRD; translated from the coding sequence GTGATAGGTCGCAGCGGGAATCCAACGTTGAATGAGAAAACATTTGAGAAAACAAACAATTACTCTAGCACGAACCGAATGACCATTAATGGAACGGTCAACAAAGCGTTTATTACATTGGCCATTCTCCTTGGCGCGGCGTTCGCCACTTGGTCGATGTATTTTGATGGCAGGAATGTGCTGCCGTTTGTCGTGGCAGGAGCTCTCGGCGGGTTTATACTTGCGCTCGTAATTAGCTTCAAACCAACGACAGCTCCGTTCCTCGTTCCGATCTATGCGGCGCTTGAAGGCTGCTTCCTCGGCGCATTGTCAGCGGGCTACGAGACCAAGTACCACGGCATTACGCTGCAAGCCGCGCTTATTACGATGTGCGTGTTTTTCGCGCTCCTCGTTGCATACAAGACGCGGTTGATTAGGGCGACGGAGAACTTCAAGCTCGGCATCTTCGCAGCAACAGGCGGCATCGCGCTTGTCTACCTCGTGAGCATGGTTCTTGGTATGTTCGGCGTGACAGTGCCTTATTTGCACGACAGCACGCCGCTTGGCATCGGCATCTCACTTGTCATTGTCGTAATCGCAGCACTGAACCTTGTGTTGGATTTCGATTTCATCGAGCAAGGAGCAGACCGAGGCGCGCCGAAGTACATGGAGTGGTACGGCGCATTCGGCCTCATGGTGACGCTTGTGTGGCTGTATATTGAAATTCTTCGTCTGCTGGCGAAGCTGCGCAGTCGGGATTAG